From the genome of Saccharomyces kudriavzevii IFO 1802 strain IFO1802 genome assembly, chromosome: 16:
CGATTCAGCGGTTATTTCATCAACAGCAACTAACAggttgaaaagaaaacgtcAAAGGGATGGTCCAAGTTGTGATTCTTGTAGgaccaagaaaataagatGCAATGCAACAATCATAGTCTATTTACAAGATAGAAATCTAATCTcctccatttcttcaaatttgcATTATATTCTTTCTCAAGACGACATTGAGCGGTTTCGAACAAGGTTTTTCGAGAAACTCCCCGATGTGGTGGATACCTATGAAGTCATAAAGCATCTTGACAAAAtagttcttttcaaagccTGCACTTCTTGCAGCAGGAAAAGCAAGAGAGCCGGGAAGTGCCTATTTTCAAGAGGATTTACGAAATCTGATATGAACGTATTTTCtaaaataaatattaaACTTAAGGGCAAAACTATCTTCGAGATGACTGTCACTGATTATATTGCCGCTGGCTTCCAAACCCTCTAGGCTTCATGCATATAACTTCCTTTTATATAAGATATAGGAACATTAATAAAAACTCACCACTAATAagttcaatattttctcatAATATgaatttatttattcataCGTATACTTCTATTGCAGGGCGCTTTATATGAATaattacataaaaaaaacctctATATGATACA
Proteins encoded in this window:
- the SUT2 gene encoding Sut2p (similar to Saccharomyces cerevisiae SUT1 (YGL162W) and SUT2 (YPR009W); ancestral locus Anc_8.109); this encodes MKPSNRICDVITNKDESLPALLLPALSSSYTSDDSLQKEQISTNVKYHPFSLPDCTLLPKNLNIQAHQNSVPSSSVQYLEHNYNSWQKQSEKTELPKLGCPTNYKDYYKTISSGETTDSAVISSTATNRLKRKRQRDGPSCDSCRTKKIRCNATIIVYLQDRNLISSISSNLHYILSQDDIERFRTRFFEKLPDVVDTYEVIKHLDKIVLFKACTSCSRKSKRAGKCLFSRGFTKSDMNVFSKINIKLKGKTIFEMTVTDYIAAGFQTL